One window of the Zea mays cultivar B73 chromosome 3, Zm-B73-REFERENCE-NAM-5.0, whole genome shotgun sequence genome contains the following:
- the LOC100193680 gene encoding uncharacterized protein isoform X1 — protein sequence MCLRWRHARVNGLAAASRARTCYCVCAPLPAFKHAASSPTPSPLRRGGSRGRTRISLAAALSLLPRSLSSCSPPRPGERPRCRFLHSPRASPRFRPSRLLSLSVAHNQARLRAGVHAARGGDELRHDRDVANDSEFRSWGAGSPAPHAVIGQSVGTLRSGGLLQS from the coding sequence ATGTGCTTGCGCTGGCGCCACGCCCGCGTGAATGGCCTCGCCGCCGCTTCTCGCGCTCGCACGTGCTACTGTGTCTGCGCGCCTCTCCCTGCGTTCAAGCACGCCGCCTCTTCTCCCACCCCGTCGCCCCTGCGCCGTGGTGGCTCCCGTGGTCGCACTCGCATCTCTCTCGCCGCAGCGCTTTCTCTCCTCCCGAGATCCCTCTCCTCGTGCTCGCCGCCACGCCCGGGTGAACGCCCTCGCTGCCGCTTCTTGCACTCCCCGCGCGCCTCTCCTCGCTTTCGCCCAAGCCGCCTCCTCTCCCTCTCCGTCGCCCATAATCAAGCGAGACTGCGTGCAGGGGTGCATGCTGCACGCGGTGGCGACGAGCTACGGCACGACCGCGACGTCGCGAATGACTCCGAGTTCCGTTCGTGGGGTGCAGGCTCACCGGCTCCGCATGCTGTAATTGGGCAAAGCGTGGGGACGCTACGCTCGGGTGGTCTACTTCAATCTTAG
- the LOC100280615 gene encoding 23 kDa jasmonate-induced protein-like (The RefSeq protein has 1 substitution compared to this genomic sequence) yields MANCFGDVVDNYKLDTMPRYIGKKKTREDRAREASYLSNENEKYKKAKDYVNMLKDWYGNGASTLCVIYNQTGGTLRYVDDKDWLGYPGPTPYPTEIGNGQWASFLHVHKTGASSGSMAAVVYRGKDGGGSERDFAMAWSTPWGASKNRAYCEIGNVGSFQSQWDNLYKKLNKAGYTTNASGTSSSISAATAKGSSPDFKAYVKIPYSA; encoded by the exons ATGGCAAACTGTTTTGGTGACGTCGTGGACAATTACAAGCTAGACACAATGCCAAGATATATCGGCAAAAAGAAGACTCGAGAAGACCGGGCACGAGAGGCCTCCTATCTCAGTAATGAGAATGAGAAGTACAAGAAAGCTAAAGA CTATGTGAACATGCTGAAGGACTGGTACGGCAATGGAGCGTCGAAGCTGTGCGTGATCTACAACCAGACGGGCGGAACCCTGCGGTACGTCGACGACAAGGACTGGCTGGGCTACCCGGGGCCGACGCCCTACCCGACGGAGATCGGCAACGGGCAGTGGGCGTCCTTCCTCCACGTCCACAAGACCGGCGCCTCGTCGGGGTCCATGGCCGCTGTCGTCTACCGCGGCAAGGACGGCGGCGGCAGCGAGCGCGACTTCGCCATGGCCTGGAGCACCCCCTGGGGCGCCTCCAAGAACAGGGCCTACTGCGAGATCGGCAACGTCGGCTCCTTCCAGTCGCAGTGGGACAATCTCTACAAAAAACTCAACAAGGCCGGATACACTACCAACGCAAGTGGTACCAGCTCGTCTATTTCCGCCGCAACTGCCAAGGGCAGCTCCCCCGACTTCAAAGCATATGTGAAGATCCCTTACAGCGCATGA